A genomic region of Streptomyces rimosus contains the following coding sequences:
- a CDS encoding siderophore-interacting protein — protein MAAERPARKKPKLISAQVLRTEQLTPHMVRVMLGGDGLAEFSAGEYTDHYIKLVFPVPGVDYPKPLDIAEIRATFPRDQWPRTRTYTVRSWDPDAREMAVDFVVHGDTGLAGPWAMRARPGDEALFLGPGGAYAPDAEAGWHLLAGDESALPAIAASLARMPEDVPVHAFIEVAGPEEEQKLEAPAGAEITWLHRGDAPVGELLVEAVRALVFPAGRVQAFVHGEAGFVKELRKLLRVEREIPREDLSISGYWRRGHDEDGWQASKKVWNEQIEAEQEKAVPTAS, from the coding sequence GTGGCAGCAGAGCGTCCGGCCCGCAAAAAGCCCAAGCTCATTTCCGCGCAGGTACTGCGCACCGAACAGCTCACGCCGCACATGGTGCGGGTGATGCTGGGCGGTGACGGCCTGGCGGAGTTCTCGGCGGGCGAGTACACCGACCATTACATCAAGCTCGTCTTCCCGGTCCCCGGCGTCGACTACCCGAAGCCGCTGGACATCGCGGAGATCCGCGCCACGTTCCCGCGCGACCAGTGGCCCAGGACACGCACGTACACGGTGCGCAGCTGGGACCCGGACGCGCGGGAGATGGCGGTCGACTTCGTCGTGCACGGCGACACGGGCCTCGCCGGGCCGTGGGCGATGCGGGCGCGTCCGGGCGACGAGGCGCTGTTCCTGGGCCCCGGTGGCGCGTACGCCCCCGACGCCGAGGCCGGCTGGCACCTGCTCGCCGGTGACGAGAGCGCCCTGCCGGCCATCGCCGCGTCCCTGGCGCGGATGCCCGAGGATGTGCCCGTACACGCGTTCATCGAGGTCGCGGGCCCCGAGGAGGAGCAGAAGCTGGAGGCCCCGGCGGGCGCCGAGATCACCTGGCTGCACCGCGGCGACGCGCCGGTGGGCGAGCTCCTGGTCGAGGCCGTCCGTGCGCTGGTCTTCCCCGCGGGCCGGGTCCAGGCGTTCGTGCACGGCGAGGCGGGCTTCGTGAAGGAGCTGCGCAAGCTGCTGCGCGTCGAGCGCGAGATTCCGCGCGAGGACCTGTCCATCTCCGGTTACTGGCGCCGCGGCCACGACGAGGACGGCTGGCAGGCGTCCAAGAAGGTGTGGAACGAGCAGATCGAGGCCGAGCAGGAGAAGGCCGTCCCCACCGCCTCCTGA
- a CDS encoding 5'-3' exonuclease yields the protein MLLDTASLYFRAYFGVPESVRAPDGTPVNAVRGLLDFIARLVQDHQPDDLVACMDFDWRPQWRVDLIPSYKAHRVAEEAPAGSPEPDAEEVPDTLSPQVPVIEEVLDAIGIARVGAAGYEADDVIGTLTARATGPVDIVTGDRDLFQLADDGRGIRILYPLKGVGTLRTTDEALLREKYGVDGRGYADLALLRGDPSDGLPGVPGIGEKTAAKLLATYGDLAGIMAAVDDPASKLTPSQRKRLTEARPYVEVAPKVVRVATDVPVPDFDAALPGEPADPERLEALAEQWGLGGSLQRLLATLRPAGR from the coding sequence ATGCTCCTCGACACCGCCTCGCTCTATTTCCGGGCCTATTTCGGCGTCCCGGAATCGGTACGGGCCCCGGACGGCACCCCGGTCAACGCGGTGCGCGGGCTGCTGGACTTCATCGCCCGGCTCGTCCAGGACCACCAGCCGGACGACCTGGTGGCCTGCATGGACTTCGACTGGCGCCCGCAGTGGCGAGTCGATCTCATCCCCTCGTACAAGGCGCACCGGGTCGCCGAGGAGGCCCCGGCCGGCTCCCCCGAACCGGACGCGGAGGAGGTGCCGGACACCCTGTCCCCGCAGGTCCCGGTGATCGAGGAGGTGCTCGACGCGATCGGCATCGCCCGGGTCGGCGCCGCGGGGTACGAGGCGGACGACGTCATCGGCACGCTCACCGCCCGCGCCACCGGGCCGGTGGACATCGTCACCGGCGACCGTGACCTGTTCCAGCTGGCCGACGACGGGCGCGGCATCCGCATCCTGTATCCGCTCAAGGGCGTCGGCACACTCCGGACGACCGACGAGGCGCTGCTGCGCGAGAAGTACGGCGTGGACGGGCGCGGCTACGCGGACCTGGCGCTGCTGCGCGGCGACCCCAGCGACGGCCTGCCGGGCGTGCCGGGAATCGGCGAGAAGACCGCCGCCAAATTGCTGGCGACGTACGGCGATCTCGCCGGGATCATGGCAGCGGTGGACGACCCCGCGTCCAAGCTCACCCCGTCGCAGCGCAAGCGCCTGACCGAGGCCCGCCCGTACGTGGAGGTGGCGCCGAAGGTCGTACGGGTCGCCACCGACGTGCCGGTACCGGACTTCGACGCCGCGCTGCCCGGCGAGCCGGCCGATCCGGAGCGGCTGGAGGCGCTGGCGGAGCAGTGGGGACTGGGCGGCTCCTTGCAGCGGCTGCTCGCGACGCTGCGCCCGGCGGGCCGATAA
- a CDS encoding quaternary amine ABC transporter ATP-binding protein has product MARLQAEHVYKVFGRRPEDAVRRLEDGASRDELRADGTTAAVIDASFSVDEGQIFVVMGLSGSGKSTLLRTLNGLLEPTAGSVRFDGQDLTSLSDKELRKVRSEKISMVFQHFALFPHRSVLENAAYGLEVQGVPRAEREKRATEALHLAGLKGWEKSWPDELSGGMQQRVGLARALATDADLLLMDESFSALDPLIRRDMQDQLLELQKTLKKTIVFITHDLNEAMRLGDRIAVMRDGRIVQIGSAEDILLTPANDYVASFIQDVDRSRVLTAGAIMVDADEVLGGTAQDGTELRTAADLLAAAPATVHRDTPVAELFGPCSTGSVPVAVIGADGELVGAVPVQRLLSVLSDGGQPDGDQKVTPAPARTAVRDSGDAAAEEPAGEAGDKPEGKVTAGA; this is encoded by the coding sequence GTGGCCAGGCTGCAAGCCGAGCACGTGTACAAAGTGTTCGGGAGACGACCCGAGGACGCGGTACGACGGCTCGAGGACGGAGCGAGCCGCGATGAACTGCGGGCCGACGGTACGACCGCCGCGGTGATCGACGCGTCCTTCTCCGTGGACGAGGGCCAGATCTTCGTCGTGATGGGTCTGTCCGGATCCGGCAAGTCCACGCTCCTGCGGACCCTCAACGGGCTGCTGGAGCCGACCGCCGGGAGCGTGCGGTTCGACGGCCAGGACCTGACCTCGCTCAGCGACAAGGAACTGCGCAAGGTCCGCTCGGAGAAGATCTCCATGGTCTTCCAGCACTTCGCGCTCTTCCCGCACCGCAGCGTGCTGGAGAACGCCGCGTACGGGCTGGAGGTGCAGGGCGTACCGCGGGCCGAACGCGAGAAGCGCGCCACGGAAGCGCTGCACCTGGCGGGCCTCAAGGGCTGGGAGAAGTCCTGGCCCGACGAGCTGTCCGGCGGCATGCAGCAGCGGGTGGGCCTGGCCCGCGCGCTGGCCACCGACGCCGATCTGCTGCTGATGGACGAGTCCTTCAGCGCCCTGGACCCGCTGATCCGCCGCGACATGCAGGACCAGCTCCTGGAGCTCCAGAAGACGCTGAAGAAGACCATCGTCTTCATCACCCACGACCTGAACGAGGCCATGCGCCTCGGCGACCGGATCGCCGTCATGCGCGACGGCCGCATCGTGCAGATCGGCAGCGCCGAGGACATCCTCCTGACTCCGGCCAACGACTATGTCGCGTCCTTCATCCAGGACGTCGACCGCTCCCGCGTGCTCACCGCGGGCGCCATCATGGTCGACGCGGACGAGGTGCTGGGCGGCACGGCGCAGGACGGTACGGAACTGCGTACGGCCGCCGACCTGCTGGCCGCCGCGCCCGCCACGGTCCACCGGGACACGCCGGTCGCGGAGCTGTTCGGGCCGTGCTCGACCGGGTCCGTACCGGTCGCGGTGATCGGCGCGGACGGCGAACTGGTCGGCGCGGTGCCCGTACAGCGGCTGCTGTCCGTGCTCAGCGACGGCGGGCAGCCGGACGGGGATCAAAAGGTGACGCCGGCTCCGGCGCGGACGGCGGTCCGGGACTCCGGCGATGCCGCCGCGGAAGAGCCCGCGGGCGAAGCGGGCGACAAGCCCGAGGGCAAGGTGACCGCCGGTGCCTAG